Proteins encoded by one window of Collimonas fungivorans:
- a CDS encoding SgcJ/EcaC family oxidoreductase codes for MEISRAVLTAAVVFAISGCATSPNGAEAPGPQNTQACVAASEADIASLFDRWNSSLQTGNPRAVAANYAENSVLLATLSNKPRTTREEQIDYFEHFLANKPSGKINSRTIKIDCNTAIDIGLYTFTLGKTGQEAKARYTFTYKWDGKQWLITTQHSSFMPEKE; via the coding sequence ATGGAAATAAGCCGCGCAGTCCTGACAGCAGCCGTTGTTTTTGCGATCTCCGGTTGCGCCACGAGCCCAAACGGAGCTGAAGCCCCAGGGCCGCAAAACACGCAAGCCTGTGTCGCAGCCAGCGAGGCTGACATCGCCTCATTGTTTGATCGCTGGAACAGTTCGCTACAGACCGGAAACCCGCGCGCGGTCGCCGCAAATTATGCGGAAAACTCCGTCTTGCTTGCCACCCTGTCAAACAAGCCGCGCACCACCCGCGAAGAGCAGATTGATTATTTCGAGCATTTCCTGGCGAATAAACCGAGCGGGAAAATCAATTCGCGCACCATCAAGATCGATTGCAATACCGCCATCGATATCGGCCTGTATACGTTCACGCTGGGGAAAACGGGGCAAGAAGCGAAAGCCCGCTATACCTTCACTTACAAATGGGATGGAAAACAGTGGCTGATCACGACCCAGCATTCGTCATTCATGCCGGAGAAGGAATAG